The following are encoded together in the Triticum dicoccoides isolate Atlit2015 ecotype Zavitan chromosome 6B, WEW_v2.0, whole genome shotgun sequence genome:
- the LOC119324577 gene encoding myosin-6-like: protein MAAQASIAVGSQVWVEDPHEAWIDGEVLKVNGDTITVKCSNEKTVTAKASHVHAKDPEESPCGVDDMTKLAYLHEPGVLQNLKSRYDMNEIYTYTGSILIAVNPFRRLPHLYDIQMMEQYKGADFGELSPHPFAVADVAYRLMLNEGISQSILVSGESGAGKTESTKMIMRYLAYMGGKAASEGRTVEKQVLQSNPVLEAFGNAKTVRNNNSSRFGKFVEIQFDQKGRISGAAVRTYLLERSRVCQISESERNYHCFYMICAGSPEEREKYKLGDPSTFHYLNQSNCYKIDGLDESKEYLETRKAMDIIGISSQEQEAIFRIVAAILHLGNVEFAEGDDVDSSKPKNEKSMFHLRTAAELFMCDEKALEDSLCKRIIVTRDENIVKTLDAEAAKGSRDALAKTVYSRLFDWLVTKINNSIGQDPTSKCLIGVLDIYGFESFKTNSFEQFCINLTNEKLQQHFNQHVFKMEQEEYTKEEIDWSYIEFVDNQDILDLIDKKPGGIIALLDEACMLPRSTHETFAQKLYQTFKNHKRFVKPKLSRSDFTICHYAGDVTYQTELFLDKNKDYVIAEHQALLGASGCSFVSGLFPLLSDDSSKSSKFSSIGSRFKQQLQSLLETLSSTEPHYIRCVKPNSLLKPAIFENQNVLQQLRCGGVMEAIRISCAGYPTRRTFLEFIDRFGILAPDVLTGSSDEITAVRRLLEKVDLQGYQVGKTKVFLRSGQMAELDARRNEVLGRSANMIQRKVRSFLAKKSFIALRRSAVQIQTVCRGELARRVYQGLRREAASLKIQTRYRMHNARKAYTELSASALTIQSSLRGMAARKEIHFRRQTRAAIIIQTRCRQFLARLDYSRTRKAAITTQCIWRGKVARKELRKLKLAARETGALQAAKNKLEKQVEELTWRLQLEKRMRADLEESKSQENAKLQAALQEVQQQYKETKDTLVKEREAAKKVAEIAPVIKEVPVIDTELMNKLRDENDKLKTLVSSLEKKIDDTEKKYDETNKISEERLKKAMDAELKIDDLNMAMLRLQEKISNMETDEKVQRQALLSTPVRSMSEHLSIPIVPKNLENGYHEAEEPKEPQSAPPALKDYGNGDPKLRKSSAEKQQENVDALIDCVAKNLGYCEGKPVAAFTIYKCLLHWKSFEAEKTSVFDRLIQLIGSAIENEEDNDNLAYWLSNTSSLLFLLQRSLKAAGAPGTVSRKKPPQPTSLFGRMAQGLRSASFANMHVEATDVVRQVEAKYPALLFKQQLTAYVEKIYGIIRDNIKKELSSLISLCIQAPRTMKASMLRISGRSSGQTQSNHWQKIIENLDILLKLLQDNHVPPVLAQKIFTQIFSYINVQLFNSLLLRRECCSFSNGEYVKAGLAELELWCAKATSEYAASSWDEIRHIRQAVGFLVIFQKFRISYDEIVHDLCPILSVQQLYRICTQYWDDKYNTQSVSSDVLSNMRVLMTEDSNNAESSSFLLDDNSSIPFSVEDITNAIQEKDFSDVKPAEELLENPAFQFLQD from the exons ATG GCGGCTCAAGCTTCCATCGCGGTGGGATCCCAGGTTTGGGTCGAGGATCCCCACGAAGCCTGGATTGATGGGGAGGTCCTAAAGGTCAATGGAGACACGATCACGGTCAAGTGCTCCAATGAGAAAACG GTTACAGCAAAAGCATCTCATGTCCATGCTAAGGATCCTGAGGAATCACCATGTGGagttgatgacatgacaaaacttgcCTATCTGCATGAACCTGGGGTTCTTCAAAATTTGAAGTCTAGATATGACATGAACGAAATCTAT ACGTATACTGGAAGTATTCTGATTGCTGTAAATCCTTTCCGAAGACTGCCTCATTTGTACGATATTCAGATGATGGAACAGTATAAAGGAGCAGATTTTGGTGAATTAAGCCCCCATCCTTTTGCTGTTGCAGATGTTGCATATAG ATTGATGCTAAATGAAGGAATAAGTCAGTCCATTCTTGTTAGTGGAGAAAGTGGTGCTGGTAAAACAGAAAGCACTAAAATGATCATGCGCTATCTTGCGTACATGGGTGGAAAGGCTGCCTCTGAAGGCCGAACTGTGGAGAAGCAAGTTCTTCAG TCAAATCCTGTTCTTGAAGCATTCGGAAATGCAAAGACTGTGCGAAATAACAATTCAAG TCGCTTTGGTAAATTTGTTGAGATCCAGTTTGATCAGAAGGGGAGGATATCAGGAGCTGCTGTCAGAACTTATCTTCTCGAGAGATCTCGTGTCTGTCAAATATCGGAATCAGAGAGAAATTACCATTGTTTCTACATGATTTGTGCTGGCTCACCTGAG GAACGGGAGAAGTACAAACTAGGGGATCCCAGTACATTTCACTATCTTAATCAGTCCAACTGCTATAAGATTGATGGCCTCGATGAATCGAAGGAGTATCTTGAAACTAGAAAGGCCATGGATATTATCGGAATCAGTTCTCAAGAGCAG GAAGCAATTTTCCGGATTGTTGCTGCTATTCTCCACTTGGGAAATGTTGAGTTTGCAGAAGGGGATGATGTGGATTCATCGAAACCTAAAAATGAAAAATCTATGTTTCATTTAAGGACAGCTGCCGAGCTCTTCAT GTGCGATGAGAAAGCACTAGAAGATTCACTGTGTAAACGTATTATTGTGACTCGTGATGAGAACATAGTAAAAACTTTGGATGCTGAGGCTGCCAAGGGTAGTAGAGATGCACTTGCTAAGACCGTGTACTCACGATTGTTTGATTG GCTTGTGACTAAGATAAACAACTCTATTGGTCAAGATCCAACTTCAaaatgcttaattggggtgctggaTATCTACGGGTTTGAAAGCTTCAAGACAAACAG CTTTGAGCAGTTCTGTATCAACCTGACAAATGAAAAACTGCAACAACACTTCAATCAG CATGTCTTTAAGATGGAGCAGGAAGAGTATACTAAAGAAGAAATTGACTGGAGTTACATTGAGTTTGTTGACAATCAGGATATTCTTGATCTCATCGATAAG AAACCTGGTGGAATTATTGCCCTTCTGGATGAAGCTTG taTGTTGCCAAGATCGACACATGAGACATTTGCTCAGAAGTTGTACCAAACTTTCAAAAATCACAAGCGCTTTGTGAAGCCAAAGTTATCTCGGTCAGACTTTACAATATGTCATTATGCCGGAGAT GTCACCTATCAAACCGAGTTATTTCTGGACAAGAACAAGGATTATGTTATTGCTGAACATCAGGCTCTCTTGGGTGCTTCAGGATGTTCGTTTGTTTCAGGACTTTTCCCTCTTCTTTCTGATGACTCCTCAAAGTCGTCAAAGTTTTCATCGATTGGTTCAAGATTCAAG CAACAACTGCAATCTCTCTTGGAAACCTTGAGTTCAACTGAGCCCCACTATATCCGCTGTGTAAAGCCTAATAGTTTATTGAAGCCAGCAATTTTTGAGAACCAGAATGTTCTTCAGCAGCTCAGATGCGGA GGGGTTATGGAAGCAATTAGGATAAGCTGTGCTGGGTATCCAACTAGAAGAACATTCCTTGAGTTCATTGACCGTTTCGGTATTCTTGCGCCTGATGTTTTGACTGGAAG TTCTGATGAGATTACTGCTGTAAGAAGGCTCTTAGAGAAGGTAGATCTGCAAGGTTACCAG GTTGGCAAGACAAAAGTTTTTCTTCGTTCTGGTCAAATGGCTGAACTTGATGCTCGTAGAAATGAAGTGTTAGGGCGTTCAGCTAACATGATTCAGAGGAAAGTCCGCTCGTTTTTGGCCAAGAAGAGCTTCATTGCACTACGAAGATCAGCTGTACAAATTCAGACGGTTTGTCGCG GAGAGCTTGCAAGAAGAGTTTACCAGGGTCTCCGCAGAGAAGCTGCTTCTCTCAAAATCCAGACTAGATACCGTATGCATAATGCGAGAAAGGCATACACTGAACTTTCTGCTTCTGCGCTTACCATTCAATCATCGTTACGTGGGATGGCTGCACGTAAAGAGATCCACTTCAGACGTCAAACAAGAGCTGCTATCATTATCCAG ACTCGCTGCCGTCAATTCTTGGCGAGGTTGGATTATTCAAGAACAAGAAAAGCTGCTATTACTACACAGTGCATCTGGAGAGGAAAAGTTGCTAGAAAGGAGCTTCGAAAACTCAAATTG GCTGCACGGGAAACTGGCGCTTTGCAAGCTGCCAAAAATAAACTGGAAAAGCAAGTTGAAGAGCTTACGTGGCGCCTACAGTTGGAGAAGCGCATGCGA GCTGATCTTGAGGAATCTAAATCACAAGAGAATGCAAAGTTACAAGCTGCCTTGCAAGAGGTGCAACAACAGTACAAAGAAACAAAAGACACGCTAGTGAAGGAGAGAGAGGCGGCCAAAAAGGTTGCAGAGATAGCTCCAGTTATTAAAGAGGTTCCCGTTATAGATACAGAGCTGATGAATAAGCTTCGAGATGAAAATGATAAACTTAAG ACTCTTGTCAGTTCTCTTGAAAAGAAGATTGATGATACTGAGAAGAAATATGACGAAACAAACAAAATCAGCGAGGAAAGACTAAAGAAGGCAATGGATGCTGAGTTGAAAATTGATGATTTGAACATGGCAATGCTAAG GCTTCAAGAAAAAATATCCAACATGGAAACTGATGAGAAAGTGCAAAGACAAGCGTTGTTGAGCACGCCAGTCAGGAGCATGTCTGAGCATTTGTCGATTCCAATTGTTCCAAAG AACCTGGAGAATGGCTATCATGAGGCTGAAGAGCCAAAG GAACCCCAAAGTGCACCCCCTGCCCTTAAGGATTATGGGAATGGCGATCCAAAGTTGAGAAAATCTTCTGCTGAGAAGCAACAG GAAAATGTCGATGCACTCATTGATTGTGTAGCAAAAAATCTTGGCTACTGTGAAGGGAAGCCAGTTGCTGCTTTTACCATATATAAATGTCTCCTTCACTGGAAATCTTTTGAGGCTGAGAAGACCAGTGTTTTTGACCGTCTTATTCAGTTGATAGGATCTGCAATAGAG AATGAGGAGGACAATGACAACCTTGCCTACTGGCTCTCAAATACGTCTAGCTTGCTTTTCCTTTTACAAAGAAGTCTCAAAGCTGCTGGTGCACCTGGGACTGTTTCACGAAAGAAACCTCCTCAGCCGACATCGTTGTTTGGTAGAATGGCTCAA GGCTTGCGCTCTGCATCCTTTGCCAACATGCACGTTGAAGCGACTGATGTTGTGCGCCAAGTTGAGGCCAAGTATCCTGCGTTGCTTTTCAAGCAGCAGTTGACTGCTTACGTGGAGAAGATTTATGGAATCATCCGTGATAATATTAAAAAGGAATTGTCATCTTTGATTTCTTTATGCATCCAG GCTCCAAGAACAATGAAAGCTAGCATGCTGCGAATTTCTGGAAGGTCATCTGGTCAAACTCAGAGCAACCATTGGCAGAAAATTATTGAGAACTTGGATATCCTTCTAAAACTTCTACAAGATAACCAT GTACCCCCAGTTTTAGCTCAGAAAATCTTTACCCAGATATTCTCATACATCAATGTACAGCTATTCAATAG TCTGCTCCTTCGTCGTGAGTGCTGCTCCTTCAGCAATGGAGAGTATGTCAAAGCTGGCTTAGCTGAGTTGGAATTGTGGTGTGCAAAGGCAACATCCGAG TATGCAGCATCATCATGGGATGAAATCAGGCATATCAGACAGGCTGTTGGCTTTTTG GTTATATTCCAGAAGTTCAGGATATCTTATGATGAGATAGTACATGACCTATGTCCG ATTTTGAGTGTCCAACAACTATACCGAATTTGTACGCAGTACTGGGACGACAAGTACAATACCCAAAGCGTATCGTCAGAT GTCCTTAGTAACATGCGGGTCCTAATGACGGAGGATTCGAACAATGCAGAAAGCAGCTCATTTTTGTTGGATGATAATTCAAG CATTCCATTCTCAGTGGAGGATATCACCAACGCGATACAGGAGAAGGACTTCTCGGACGTGAAACCAGCCGAGGAGCTGCTCGAGAACCCCGCGTTCCAGTTTTTACAGGATTAG
- the LOC119324578 gene encoding uncharacterized protein LOC119324578 isoform X1 yields MNTAGAAELPRNRIELETNGKRVKKIRRARGERGTRTPSPTDPGIPPPRRIEACLSRGLARFDMSASITVTYKRKRGASRAQAADGATPEPPPVSGGGVADSRAPEDGADADKDLLKGCDHPASTQQQHVCKSMQEGAREEAPKPCAHATEKEQKEIPLCEPLPRMERPEICCVTTLPIAEACNDKLHCTNDAVNPIPAPSSVCYLRHADGTTNQAEDSNNSAHVVKNSHQGPEDTSKPSQCNNRFSPQLTFRRRVKRKINLDEAAEGNYMNDNGKGYSTMPCNPRSLSVNATALLKVTDADSLDTADKVATEGTSTGLTVPAQRLPEQKSSCMLKSKVQHMVSAQHIEDVNQALTSERDGTPVSEFTSVQVISEPDVRAEDLSKTLGRVNEAPKVVEMKELHDDPPESQGSTKHIPVIILDGDNDERARGKLLENSKVPDQVAQEENKSRFNLGKFNLNSVELCQERLLNLDDSSVQRLPDQDHFGTERKQVSQPIERLFFTKEKETVHDKEQHQEGASTLHTLYPNFYDPALSWKAGSSKEPKSMPSELKFRIMDKAPESSLELRLDSFHDSGMSALSHDKLFHGGKSSGSHVLTERVGTYSYRRRQVTWSEEELDFLWIGVRRYGTNNWNAMLRDARLRFSSSRMAEDLAKQWNKEQKKLLGVDLQSIRTSAIGSAPPPHIAEDYAGSSSCTGCSKPQFLAAHSDLSLGDAYLRNARASDRGQHYLSNLGRFNLHGIDNVPRNLSLGGFPGASSSQGRTGSRRRKTTKLQKPYYDNRSHWCQELPQRMPAQLLPINQQPINSLPQWLTKGAETGKSWLNPEMWSSASQAPGHSVADPLNDSLRAAAFLFPDDKKPHAMPDASLKLALKRKAEWRSLGKKLFRTSGDTLDLNQRAAAMAAGPSGATPSDTGASSEETVSDS; encoded by the exons ATGAATACGGCGGGCGCAGCCGAGCTCCCCCGAAACCGAATTGAATTGGAGACAAACGGAAAAAGGGTAAAAAAAATAAGGCGAGCCAGGGGGGAACGCGGCACGAGAACTCCCTCTCCGACGGACCCCGGAAttccgccgccgcgccggatcgAG GCTTGCTTGAGCAGAGGTTTGGCGCGGTTCGATATGAGCGCCAGCATCACGGTGACCTACAAGAGGAAGCGTGGCGCGTCGCGCGCCCAGGCGGCTGACGGCGCCACCCCGGAGCCTCCCCCTGTTTCTGGCGGTGGGGTTGCCGACAGCAGGGCCCCGGAAGACGGGGCAGACGCTGATAAAGACCTGTTGAAAGGATGTGATCAT CCTGCCTCTACACAGCAACAGCATGTCTGCAAGTCAATGCAAGAAGGCGCCAGAGAAGAAGCACCTAAGCCATGTGCACATGCAACGGAGAAAGAACAAAAGGAAATTCCATTGTGCGAACCATTGCCACGGATGGAGCGACCTGAGATTTGTTGTGTCACCACTCTCCCAATAGCAGAGGCGTGTAATGATAAATTACATTGCACCAATGATGCAGTTAATCCCATCCCTGCTCCCAGTTCTGTATGCTATCTCAGACATGCTGATGGGACAACTAATCAAGCAGAGGATTCTAATAACTCTGCTCATGTGGTAAAAAATTCTCATCAAGGGCCAGAAGATACTAGCAAACCTAGTCAATGTAACAACAGATTTAGTCCTCAGCTCACCTTCCGGAGGCGTGTTAAAAGGAAAATTAATTTGGACGAGGCAGCAGAGGGAAATTATATGAATGATAACGGCAAAGGGTACTCAACAATGCCATGTAACCCAAGAAGTTTGTCAGTTAATGCTACAGCCTTGCTCAAAGTAACTGATGCTGATTCTTTGGATACTGCAGATAAG GTAGCTACAGAAGGAACAAGTACTGGACTAACTGTACCAGCTCAACGCTTGCCTGAACAAAAAAG ttcatGCATGCTAAAATCTAAAGTGCAGCATATGGTTTCCGCACAGCATATTGAAGATGTAAACCAAGCCTTAACTTCAGAACGTGATGGTACACCAGTGTCAGAATTTACTAGCGTGCAAGTGATCAGTGAGCCAGATGTAAGAGCGGAGGACTTGAGCAAAACTCTAGGTCGTGTTAATGAAGCACCAAAAGTTGTTGAAATGAAGGAGTTACATG ATGATCCTCCAGAATCCCAAGGTTCAACAAAACATATTCCAGTAATTATCTTGGACGGTGATAATGATGAGAGGGCGAGGGGTAAACTGCTGGAAAATTCAAAGGTTCCTGATCAAGTGGCCCAGGAGGAAAACAAAAGCAGATTTAATTTAGGGAAGTTTAACCTGAATTCTGTTGAATTATGTCAAGAGAGGCTTCTCAATCTGGATGACTCGTCTGTTCAAAGGCTGCCAGATCAG GATCATTTTGGTACTGAACGAAAACAAGTTTCTCAACCAATTGAAAGGTTATTTTTTACAAAGGAGAAAGAAACCGTCCATGATAAAGAACAACATCAAGAGGGAGCCTCAACATTGCATACCTTGTACCCAAATTTTTATGATCCGGCTCTGTCATGGAAAGCTGGGAGTTCCAAGGAACCAAAGAGCATGCCTTCAGAACTGAAATTCAGAATAATGGATAAGGCTCCTGAGTCCAGTTTGGAACTACGCTTGGATAGTTTCCATGACAGTGGCATGTCTGCCCTGAGTCATGATAAGTTATTTCATGGAGGCAAGTCCAGTGGATCTCATGTACTGACAGAAAGGGTTGGCACATATTCCTACAGAAGACGTCAGGTTACCTGGTCGGAAGAAGAGTTAGATTTTCTGTGGATTGGAGTGAGGAGGTATGGAACGAATAACTGGAATGCAATGCTCAGGGATGCACGGCTACGGTTCTCAAGCTCAAGAATGGCTGAGGACCTTGCTAAACAATGGAACAAGGAGCAAAAGAAACTTCTAGGCGTAGATCTTCAATCAATCCGAACATCTGCTATAGGTTCTGCACCGCCTCCCCATATAGCAGAAGATTATGCTGGAAGCAGTTCGTGCACTGGATGCTCAAAGCCTCAATTTCTTGCAGCCCATTCGGACCTTTCCTTGGGCGACGCGTACCTTCGGAATGCTCGCGCTTCAGATAGAGGCCAACATTATTTGTCAAACCTTGGCAGGTTTAACCTTCACGGAATCGACAATGTGCCGAGAAATTTGTCTCTGGGAGGCTTCCCTGGAGCTTCTTCCTCACAGGGGAGAACTGGGAGCAGGCGTAGGAAGACAACCAAGCTTCAAAAGCCATACTATGACAACAGGTCGCACTGGTGCCAAGAACTGCCACAGAGGATGCCGGCTCAGCTCCTTCCCATCAACCAACAACCAATCAACAGCCTTCCTCAGTGGCTTACCAAGGGCGCTGAGACTGGTAAAAGCTGGCTCAACCCGGAGATGTGGTCGAGCGCGTCGCAGGCGCCAGGCCATTCTGTCGCAGATCCACTGAATGACAGCCTGAGGGCTGCCGCCTTTCTGTTCCCCGACGACAAGAAACCACATGCCATGCCCGACGCCTCTTTGAAGCTGGCGCTGAAGAGGAAAGCGGAGTGGCGCAGTCTAGGCAAGAAGCTTTTCCGGACCAGCGGTGACACCTTGGATCTAAACCAGAGGGCCGCTGCTATGGCAGCAGGGCCGAGCGGCGCCACCCCGAGCGACACTGGCGCGTCGTCTGAAGAGACGGTGTCAGATAGCTGA
- the LOC119324578 gene encoding uncharacterized protein LOC119324578 isoform X2 — translation MNTAGAAELPRNRIELETNGKRVKKIRRARGERGTRTPSPTDPGIPPPRRIEACLSRGLARFDMSASITVTYKRKRGASRAQAADGATPEPPPVSGGGVADSRAPEDGADADKDLLKGCDHQQHVCKSMQEGAREEAPKPCAHATEKEQKEIPLCEPLPRMERPEICCVTTLPIAEACNDKLHCTNDAVNPIPAPSSVCYLRHADGTTNQAEDSNNSAHVVKNSHQGPEDTSKPSQCNNRFSPQLTFRRRVKRKINLDEAAEGNYMNDNGKGYSTMPCNPRSLSVNATALLKVTDADSLDTADKVATEGTSTGLTVPAQRLPEQKSSCMLKSKVQHMVSAQHIEDVNQALTSERDGTPVSEFTSVQVISEPDVRAEDLSKTLGRVNEAPKVVEMKELHDDPPESQGSTKHIPVIILDGDNDERARGKLLENSKVPDQVAQEENKSRFNLGKFNLNSVELCQERLLNLDDSSVQRLPDQDHFGTERKQVSQPIERLFFTKEKETVHDKEQHQEGASTLHTLYPNFYDPALSWKAGSSKEPKSMPSELKFRIMDKAPESSLELRLDSFHDSGMSALSHDKLFHGGKSSGSHVLTERVGTYSYRRRQVTWSEEELDFLWIGVRRYGTNNWNAMLRDARLRFSSSRMAEDLAKQWNKEQKKLLGVDLQSIRTSAIGSAPPPHIAEDYAGSSSCTGCSKPQFLAAHSDLSLGDAYLRNARASDRGQHYLSNLGRFNLHGIDNVPRNLSLGGFPGASSSQGRTGSRRRKTTKLQKPYYDNRSHWCQELPQRMPAQLLPINQQPINSLPQWLTKGAETGKSWLNPEMWSSASQAPGHSVADPLNDSLRAAAFLFPDDKKPHAMPDASLKLALKRKAEWRSLGKKLFRTSGDTLDLNQRAAAMAAGPSGATPSDTGASSEETVSDS, via the exons ATGAATACGGCGGGCGCAGCCGAGCTCCCCCGAAACCGAATTGAATTGGAGACAAACGGAAAAAGGGTAAAAAAAATAAGGCGAGCCAGGGGGGAACGCGGCACGAGAACTCCCTCTCCGACGGACCCCGGAAttccgccgccgcgccggatcgAG GCTTGCTTGAGCAGAGGTTTGGCGCGGTTCGATATGAGCGCCAGCATCACGGTGACCTACAAGAGGAAGCGTGGCGCGTCGCGCGCCCAGGCGGCTGACGGCGCCACCCCGGAGCCTCCCCCTGTTTCTGGCGGTGGGGTTGCCGACAGCAGGGCCCCGGAAGACGGGGCAGACGCTGATAAAGACCTGTTGAAAGGATGTGATCAT CAACAGCATGTCTGCAAGTCAATGCAAGAAGGCGCCAGAGAAGAAGCACCTAAGCCATGTGCACATGCAACGGAGAAAGAACAAAAGGAAATTCCATTGTGCGAACCATTGCCACGGATGGAGCGACCTGAGATTTGTTGTGTCACCACTCTCCCAATAGCAGAGGCGTGTAATGATAAATTACATTGCACCAATGATGCAGTTAATCCCATCCCTGCTCCCAGTTCTGTATGCTATCTCAGACATGCTGATGGGACAACTAATCAAGCAGAGGATTCTAATAACTCTGCTCATGTGGTAAAAAATTCTCATCAAGGGCCAGAAGATACTAGCAAACCTAGTCAATGTAACAACAGATTTAGTCCTCAGCTCACCTTCCGGAGGCGTGTTAAAAGGAAAATTAATTTGGACGAGGCAGCAGAGGGAAATTATATGAATGATAACGGCAAAGGGTACTCAACAATGCCATGTAACCCAAGAAGTTTGTCAGTTAATGCTACAGCCTTGCTCAAAGTAACTGATGCTGATTCTTTGGATACTGCAGATAAG GTAGCTACAGAAGGAACAAGTACTGGACTAACTGTACCAGCTCAACGCTTGCCTGAACAAAAAAG ttcatGCATGCTAAAATCTAAAGTGCAGCATATGGTTTCCGCACAGCATATTGAAGATGTAAACCAAGCCTTAACTTCAGAACGTGATGGTACACCAGTGTCAGAATTTACTAGCGTGCAAGTGATCAGTGAGCCAGATGTAAGAGCGGAGGACTTGAGCAAAACTCTAGGTCGTGTTAATGAAGCACCAAAAGTTGTTGAAATGAAGGAGTTACATG ATGATCCTCCAGAATCCCAAGGTTCAACAAAACATATTCCAGTAATTATCTTGGACGGTGATAATGATGAGAGGGCGAGGGGTAAACTGCTGGAAAATTCAAAGGTTCCTGATCAAGTGGCCCAGGAGGAAAACAAAAGCAGATTTAATTTAGGGAAGTTTAACCTGAATTCTGTTGAATTATGTCAAGAGAGGCTTCTCAATCTGGATGACTCGTCTGTTCAAAGGCTGCCAGATCAG GATCATTTTGGTACTGAACGAAAACAAGTTTCTCAACCAATTGAAAGGTTATTTTTTACAAAGGAGAAAGAAACCGTCCATGATAAAGAACAACATCAAGAGGGAGCCTCAACATTGCATACCTTGTACCCAAATTTTTATGATCCGGCTCTGTCATGGAAAGCTGGGAGTTCCAAGGAACCAAAGAGCATGCCTTCAGAACTGAAATTCAGAATAATGGATAAGGCTCCTGAGTCCAGTTTGGAACTACGCTTGGATAGTTTCCATGACAGTGGCATGTCTGCCCTGAGTCATGATAAGTTATTTCATGGAGGCAAGTCCAGTGGATCTCATGTACTGACAGAAAGGGTTGGCACATATTCCTACAGAAGACGTCAGGTTACCTGGTCGGAAGAAGAGTTAGATTTTCTGTGGATTGGAGTGAGGAGGTATGGAACGAATAACTGGAATGCAATGCTCAGGGATGCACGGCTACGGTTCTCAAGCTCAAGAATGGCTGAGGACCTTGCTAAACAATGGAACAAGGAGCAAAAGAAACTTCTAGGCGTAGATCTTCAATCAATCCGAACATCTGCTATAGGTTCTGCACCGCCTCCCCATATAGCAGAAGATTATGCTGGAAGCAGTTCGTGCACTGGATGCTCAAAGCCTCAATTTCTTGCAGCCCATTCGGACCTTTCCTTGGGCGACGCGTACCTTCGGAATGCTCGCGCTTCAGATAGAGGCCAACATTATTTGTCAAACCTTGGCAGGTTTAACCTTCACGGAATCGACAATGTGCCGAGAAATTTGTCTCTGGGAGGCTTCCCTGGAGCTTCTTCCTCACAGGGGAGAACTGGGAGCAGGCGTAGGAAGACAACCAAGCTTCAAAAGCCATACTATGACAACAGGTCGCACTGGTGCCAAGAACTGCCACAGAGGATGCCGGCTCAGCTCCTTCCCATCAACCAACAACCAATCAACAGCCTTCCTCAGTGGCTTACCAAGGGCGCTGAGACTGGTAAAAGCTGGCTCAACCCGGAGATGTGGTCGAGCGCGTCGCAGGCGCCAGGCCATTCTGTCGCAGATCCACTGAATGACAGCCTGAGGGCTGCCGCCTTTCTGTTCCCCGACGACAAGAAACCACATGCCATGCCCGACGCCTCTTTGAAGCTGGCGCTGAAGAGGAAAGCGGAGTGGCGCAGTCTAGGCAAGAAGCTTTTCCGGACCAGCGGTGACACCTTGGATCTAAACCAGAGGGCCGCTGCTATGGCAGCAGGGCCGAGCGGCGCCACCCCGAGCGACACTGGCGCGTCGTCTGAAGAGACGGTGTCAGATAGCTGA